ACGTCCGTGTCTTCGAAATGACAGAACCGGATGCCTTCGACACCGTCGAGCACATGCAGTGCCTCCAACAGACCCGACTTCTTTGGATTCGGGAGATCGGTCTGTGTCAGGTCACCTGTAATGACGGCCTTTGAGTTATTGCCCAGACGAGTAACAAACATCTTCATCTGCTCGGTCGTCGTGTTTTGCGCTTCGTCCATGATGATGAAGGCGTCGTTCAGTGTGCGTCCACGCATAAATGCAAGGGGAGCCACCTCGATCACGTTCGTCTCCAGCATCTTGTCGACCTTCGGTGGATCGAGCAGGTCATAGAGAGCGTCGTACAACGGACGAAGATAAGGATCGACCTTCTCCTGCAATGAGCCGGGAAGGAAGCCCAGACGCTCTCCTGCTTCGACAGCTGGACGAACCAGGATGATGCGGCTCACCTTCTTCGACAGTAACGCAGAGACTGCCATCGCTACCGCAAGGTAGGTTTTACCCGTACCTGCCGGTCCCAGGCCGAAGACCATGTCGCTTTGTTCGATGGCTTCGACATAGCGCCGCTGGTTGATCGAACGCGGCTGGACCAGCCGTTTTGTTCCGGATGAACGCTGTTTCCCGGAATCAATCAACGACTTCAGCGTCGCCGAAGGATCAGCAACAATCATCTTGAGCATTCCGTGCAGCTCGCCATTGTGCAGATTGACACCAGATTTGCGAAGCGATTCAAAGTCACTGAAGACGCGCTCCACCCGGGCAACGCTGTCCTCATTTCCGGTCACATGGATCGCTTCCGATTTAAGGTCGATGGTGACGTGCAGGCCATCTTCCAGCAGGCGTAGGTTTTCGTCGTGGGTTCCGTACAGCGGCTCGATACCTGGGGTGATCTCGATAGCTTTTTTAATCAAGTGGAAGTCTGACCTCCGTCAGAGACAGCGGGTTACTTTGCTGTTTATTGGATACTCGAGGCAGGGGCGAGGTTGCGACCTGGCCAAAACGCACAGAAGAGATTTTGTTTGGAATGGTCAGGACCGGGATGGCGAAAGTTGCCAATCGTGTACCGAAGATGGGCACAGACTAGCTCTACTGGTTTCGCCCGTCAAGGGCCTTCCGTCCCAGAGATGAATCTAACGAGGAAACTCCACTCTCCTGCGAAATCTCCTGCACAATCCTAGCGACCAGCCTGCCATGACATCTGCCTGTCGATCCATACCACCCCTCCCCCCAGAAAGTATCTAAAGTATTCGAAACAGAGAAGATGAGGGTGGACTTCGCTCAAAGCAACGACCCAATGAATCTTCATTACGCGACCGGGCTTTTCGATTCTGGTCTATTTCCAGATTAGCAAAATGGGCAGGGTAAATCTGCATCTGTAAATAATTGAATTTGTGATAGTTAGAAGAATATTCACTTGACAGGCGAGGAAGGTGATCGGTCTGCGAGAGCGGACGAAAATATTGACCCAATCCCTAATCTTCTCTAAACTTAGAGATTGCAGGGGATGGGTCAGGCTGTGTTTCTGGCCAGCCTGAGGCCTGCATCCCAAATTTTCCCGACGAGATTCCGGGCACAAAGAGAGTTCAGAATGGCAAATCATGTTTCATCGCTGAAGCGCGCACGTCAGACCGAGACCAAGACCGCGGTCAACCGCGCCAACAAGAGCAAGCTCCGCGGCAGCCTGCGTTCGCTGCGTGAAGCGATCGCCAAGGGCGATGCCAAGACGCTCAACGCCGCTTACAGCGCCACAGTTTCGGCCCTCGACAAGAGCGTGCAGAAGGGCGTAATTCACAAGAACACCGCCAGCCGTTACAAGTCCCGCTTGAACGCCCGCGTCAAGGCAGTCGTGGCCCCGGCAAAGGTCGCCTAAGCAATATTTCATCTTCGATGAAAAGCCAACTCTTCGGAGCTGGCTTTTTCTATTTCGGAGCAGTCTGTTTCGGCGTTCCACTTTCATGGCTTTCGCCCGGAGCATATAAAGTCGGCGGCTTTCTCGGCTGCTCCGGCTGAGACTCATTCTCCTGTCCGGTTGCCGCCGCTGCTTTTGATCCATCCGTGGATGAGGGTTCTGAGGCCGAGGCAGGAGTTGGCGTTGTCTGATTCACTACGGGTGCCGGGTTGGGCTCCGGTGTCGTAACTGAGACTGGTTGCGGTGTCTCTTTTTGAGAGGCAGCAGTCGAAGAAGAGCTTTCCTGTCCGTTCGAAGCCAGAGCTAGCGCAGGATCTCCATCGATCTGAGGAGCAGAAGCCGCGGCCGTCTGCACGGCTTGCCGCTCCTTTGGAGTGAGAGCGGGAAGCTGGAAGATCTCAATCGCATTCTCGCGGATTACGGCCAGCTTCATGCCATCCGGTGAAAGAGAGAAGTTCTGTCCGGCGCGAGCGATCGGGTTGGCATCGACACGCAGCAACTGGCGCCCGCTATCGGTCTGATAGACCGTGATGCTCTGCCCCTCGAAGAGTTCCGGCGTCACCATATCCGAATCGACCAGAGAGGACCGCGTGAGAACGCGACTCAGCGCAAAGCGTCCACTCTCGGGAGCATAGGCGAACATCGGAGAGACATAGCTTTCCGTGAGGTTCTGCTCCCACATCTCTTCGCCGCGCATATTGAAAGCTCCCACCACCTGCGGCGTGTGGCTCAGGTGGCAGCCGAAGGCGATAAACTCGCTGCGGCTCACCAGTATCGGCACCGGCCGGCAGGTGGAGTCGAATGCAGCCAGCTCCTTTACCTTGCCGCCATAGGTCTGGAAATTAAAAGCCCAGTGCTGCTGTCCCTGATCGAGGATGGCGACAAAGCCCGCCGCATTCGCCGGAATTCGGCCTGGGACAGCTACCCGTATGGCGCCGCCGGGTTTCGGTTCCACCTCACCAGACCTGGAGCTGAGTAACCGGATGAAGTTGATCTGTACCGGTTTTTCCTGCAGCTTGGGTTCTTCTCCTTCGGGGCGAGGAGGATCCATGGTCTCAAGAATCATCAGATCCGTTTCTGGCGACAGAAGGATTGCACCGATCCTGCGATCTGTACGGATAAACGGAGTCTGAAGAAACGCGTCTCCCTTTGGGAGATTCGCCATGGGAGCAAAGGTTGACAAGGTATCTCGAATTCGCAGCATGAAGCGGCCTTGCCCCAGGTTCCAGAGATACTGGCCGTGATCGTGGGTCCTCCATGAGGCGCGCGCCATCACTTTGCCTGCGGGTAGCTCCAGCATCACCGCATCGACCTCGCGATCCTGATCCCCCTGCGGACACTCGGGCAACCGCTTCAACAAGCGCTTTGCGCTATAGGTCAGCAACACGTGATTGTTATCGACAAAATCTATGGTCAGCATGGAGCTGCCCGCCAGCATGAACTGTGTCAGCGGTGTCTGGAAGCCGAGCGGTTCGAGGGCAATGCTCCTGGCAGGTTCGGGTCCCTTGGCCCAGCCGCAGCTCGTCACAAAAACAAGCGCTCCAACAAGCAGAAGTCGGCTGGAGGTCTTGCAAAACCAGGAGCTCGCGGGAATGATGCAGGGAACCGGCATGGCAGGAGAAACGTAACCCCGAAGGGCGGACTGGCTACTACTGTTTCACAGACGATTGCCCCCCGCCAACGGGAAGCAGCTCATTCTCACCGCTTCATCGGGCAGTGATACAAATACAGAGGTTTCAGTTGGATTCTGGAGGAAAAGACAAAATGATCGAACAAAGATGGCTGCAAAAGCAGGCCACGTGCGTTGCTTTGGGACTAGCGGCTGCCCTTCTCGCAACAGCAGCAACCGCACAGACAAAGCCTGCCCAGACGGCTAAGGATAAGCCCGCCGAGGTTTACAAGCCTATCCCAGGCTTTGACCTCTCCTCCATCGATACATCGGTTGATCCCTGCAACGATTTCTACAAATTTTCCTGTGGCAAATTCGCGGGGAATCACCCCATCCCATCCGACCAGCCCGGAGTCGACCAGTTTTATGCGCTCTATAACGTGAATACGCAGTCATTAAACGGCATTCTTACGAAGGCTGCAGCGGGTGGAGCCAGCCGCACCGCCAACGAACAGAAAATCGGCGATTACTACAAGAGCTGCATGGACACGGAGACGATTGAAGCCAAAGGACTGACGCCTTTGAAGCCCCTGCTCGACCAGATTGATGCTGTAGAGTCGCCTTCTGAACTGGCCCCCCTTGCAGGCAAGCTCCAGCGCAATGGGATTGATGTCTTCTTCAGCTATGGCGAGCAGCAGGACTTCAAGGACGCCAGCAAGCAGATCGCCTACATCGATCAGGGTGGTCTGGGTCTTCCGGAGCGCGACTACTATCTGCGGACCGGAGCCAAAGACGAGGCTCTTCGCAAGCAGTATGTCGAACATGTGGCAAAGATGCTGACCCTCGCCGGTACCCCTGCTGACCAGGCAAAGAAGGACGCCGACGCCATCCTGGCCTTCGAAACCAAGCTGGCCAAAGCTTCCATGCCGGTGACCGAACGTCGCGACCCTGAGAAGGTCTATCACCTTCAGACCATCGCAACCTTTAACGAGAGCTTTCCGGCGGATGCCTTCGGGGCCTTCCGCACGACAATTCAATCTCCCGAGATCACTGAGATCAATAATGCCAATCCGGAGTTCATCTCCTCGATGGTCAGCACCGTTCAGGACACAGACATCAACACGCTGAAGGCGTACATGCGCTATCACCTGCTGACCGGCGCGGCCAATCGCCTTCCGAAGAAGTTCGACGACGAAAACTTCGACTTTTACGGCCGCATTCTTACCGGGCAGCCGCAGCAGAGCGCACACTGGAAGCGCTGCTCCAATGCAGTAAACGGCGCGCTGGGCGAGGCGCTGGGCCAGGTCTACGTCTCGCAGTACTTCGCTGGAGACAGCAAAGCGAAGATGCTGGAGATGGTGCATGACATCGAGCACGCAATGGATCGTGACATCGATCAACTGGACTGGATGTCCGCCGAGACCAAGGCGCGTGCCAAGGAGAAGCTACAGGGCGTCGCGAATAAGATCGGCTACCCGGACAAGTGGCGCGATTACTCGAAGCTCGAGATCAAAGCAGATGATGCCTTGGGCAACAAGTTCCGCAGCGTAGCGTTTGAAAACGACCGTCAGCTCCGTAAGATCGGCCAGCCGGTCGATCACAGCGAGTGGGGGATGACGCCACCAACGGTCAACGCCTACTACGATCCCAGCATGAACGACATCAATTTCCCTGCCGGAATTCTTCAACCGGCTTTCTACGATCCCAAGCAGGATGATGCAGTGAACTACGGACACATCGGCGCAGTAATCGGCCATGAGCTGACGCATGGCTTCGACGATGAGGGACGTAAATTCGATGCCAAAGGCAACATGACCGATTGGTGGACGGCAGAAGACGCGAAGAAGTTTGAGACTCGCACTGACTGCCTGGTGAACGAATATGGATCGTTTACTGCCGTCGATGACGTCAAGGTGAACGGCAAGCTCACGCTAGGCGAGAACACTGCCGATAACGGTGGTCTGGTGTTGGCTTACCTTGCCTATCTCGAGCGGGCGAAGACAAACAAAGTCGACCTGAACGCGAAGATCGATGGCTACACGGCTCCGCAGCGGTTCTACATTGCTTACGCACAGAACTGGTGTGAGAACTCGCGACCCGAGGTCATTCGCCAGCAGGTGCTGACCGATCCGCACTCGCCGGACCACTTCCGCGCCAATGGGGCGATCGTCAACCAGCCCGGCTTTGC
This portion of the Edaphobacter sp. 4G125 genome encodes:
- a CDS encoding M13 family metallopeptidase encodes the protein MIEQRWLQKQATCVALGLAAALLATAATAQTKPAQTAKDKPAEVYKPIPGFDLSSIDTSVDPCNDFYKFSCGKFAGNHPIPSDQPGVDQFYALYNVNTQSLNGILTKAAAGGASRTANEQKIGDYYKSCMDTETIEAKGLTPLKPLLDQIDAVESPSELAPLAGKLQRNGIDVFFSYGEQQDFKDASKQIAYIDQGGLGLPERDYYLRTGAKDEALRKQYVEHVAKMLTLAGTPADQAKKDADAILAFETKLAKASMPVTERRDPEKVYHLQTIATFNESFPADAFGAFRTTIQSPEITEINNANPEFISSMVSTVQDTDINTLKAYMRYHLLTGAANRLPKKFDDENFDFYGRILTGQPQQSAHWKRCSNAVNGALGEALGQVYVSQYFAGDSKAKMLEMVHDIEHAMDRDIDQLDWMSAETKARAKEKLQGVANKIGYPDKWRDYSKLEIKADDALGNKFRSVAFENDRQLRKIGQPVDHSEWGMTPPTVNAYYDPSMNDINFPAGILQPAFYDPKQDDAVNYGHIGAVIGHELTHGFDDEGRKFDAKGNMTDWWTAEDAKKFETRTDCLVNEYGSFTAVDDVKVNGKLTLGENTADNGGLVLAYLAYLERAKTNKVDLNAKIDGYTAPQRFYIAYAQNWCENSRPEVIRQQVLTDPHSPDHFRANGAIVNQPGFAAAFSCKKGAPMVPANSCRVW
- the rpsT gene encoding 30S ribosomal protein S20, coding for MANHVSSLKRARQTETKTAVNRANKSKLRGSLRSLREAIAKGDAKTLNAAYSATVSALDKSVQKGVIHKNTASRYKSRLNARVKAVVAPAKVA
- a CDS encoding PhoH family protein — its product is MIKKAIEITPGIEPLYGTHDENLRLLEDGLHVTIDLKSEAIHVTGNEDSVARVERVFSDFESLRKSGVNLHNGELHGMLKMIVADPSATLKSLIDSGKQRSSGTKRLVQPRSINQRRYVEAIEQSDMVFGLGPAGTGKTYLAVAMAVSALLSKKVSRIILVRPAVEAGERLGFLPGSLQEKVDPYLRPLYDALYDLLDPPKVDKMLETNVIEVAPLAFMRGRTLNDAFIIMDEAQNTTTEQMKMFVTRLGNNSKAVITGDLTQTDLPNPKKSGLLEALHVLDGVEGIRFCHFEDTDVVRHHLVQRIVRAYDSYGRAQQELPLSMGEPVLTEPVISNGESKHVVKPQ